In a genomic window of Opisthocomus hoazin isolate bOpiHoa1 chromosome 19, bOpiHoa1.hap1, whole genome shotgun sequence:
- the TRIM32 gene encoding E3 ubiquitin-protein ligase TRIM32 isoform X1 — protein sequence MPGSGRAARERRARIGAPWDRCEYRTLHRLKLPWKAMAAAPHLNSDALREVLECPICMESFTEEHLRPKLLHCGHTICKQCLEKLLANSINGIRCPFCSKITRITSLAQLTDNLTVLKIIDTTGLGEVVGLLMCKVCGRRLPRHFCKSCSLVLCEPCKETSHMPQGHRVIPIKEAAEERRREFGTRLARLRELMGDLQKRKASLEGVSRDLQARYKAVLQDYSKEERKIQEELARSRKFFTTSLSEVEKVNNQLMEEQAYLLNLAEVQIMSRCDYFLAKIKQGDIALLEEAADEEEPELTNSLPRELTLQEVELLKVSHVGPLQIGQVVKKPRTVNMEESLMETAASSSASFREPDLVQEEASCTPNSSPAKPRMPEAATSIQQCHFIKKMGSKGSLPGMFNLPVSLHVTQQGEVLVADRGNFRIQVFTRKGFLKEIRRSPSGIDSFVLSFLGADLPNLIPLSVTMNCHGLIGVTDSYDNSVKVYTMDGHCVACHRSQLSKPWGIAALPSGQFVVTDVEGGKLWCFTVDRGVGVVKYSCLCSAVRPKFVTCDAEGTIYFTQGLGLNLENRQYEHHLEGGFSIGSVGPDGQLGRQISHFFSENEDFRCIAGMCVDARGDLIVADSSRKEILHFPKGGGYNILIREGLTCPVGIAITPKGQLLVLDCWDHCVKIYSYHLRRYSTP from the coding sequence AATCGGAGCACCTTGGGATAGATGCGAGTACAGGACTCTGCACCGGCTAAAGCTGCCTTGgaaagccatggctgctgccccTCATCTCAACTCGGATGCCCTCCGAGAGGTCCTGGAGTGCCCCATTTGCATGGAGTCCTTCACCGAGGAGCACCTGAGACCCAAGCTCTTACACTGCGGGCACACCATCTGCAAACAGTGCTTGGAGAAACTCCTAGCAAACAGCATTAATGGGATACGGTGCCCCTTTTGCAGCAAAATCACGCGGATCACAAGCTTAGCGCAGCTGACTGACAATCTCACTGTGCTGAAGATCATAGACACCACCGGACTGGGGGAAGTGGTGGGTCTTCTCATGTGCAAGGTCTGCGGGAGAAGGTTGCCAAGACACTTCTGCAAGAGCTGTAGCTTGGTTTTATGTGAGCCATGCAAGGAGACATCACACATGCCCCAAGGGCACAGAGTCATTCCTATCAAAGAGGCTGCTGAAGAGCGCAGGAGGGAATTTGGGACCAGGCTCGCCAGACTTCGGGAGCTCATGGGTgatctgcagaaaagaaaagcatctcTGGAGGGTGTTTCGAGAGACCTGCAAGCTAGATACAAAGCAGTTCTGCAAGATTACAGCAAAGAAGAGCGTAAGATCCAGGAAGAACTGGCCAGGTCACGCAAGTTCTTCACCACCTCTTTGTCTGAAGTGGAGAAGGTAAATAATCAGTTAATGGAGGAGCAAGCTTATCTGCTGAACTTAGCAGAAGTGCAGATAATGTCTCGCTGTGACTATTTCCTTGCCAAAATAAAGCAGGGAGATATAGCTCTCTTGGAGGAGGCAGCAGACGAGGAAGAACCAGAACTGACAAACAGTCTCCCAAGGGAGCTGACTCTTCAAGAGGTTGAACTCCTTAAGGTGAGCCATGTGGGACCACTGCAGATCGGGCAGGTGGTGAAGAAACCCCGGACCGTTAACATGGAGGAATCGCTCATGGAAACTGCAGCATCCTCATCGGCATCATTTCGGGAGCCTGACTTGGTGCAAGAAGAGGCCAGCTGCACCCCGAACTCCTCACCAGCCAAGCCGAGGATGCCTGAAGCAGCCACCAGCATCCAGCAGTGTCACTTCATCAAGAAGATGGGCTCCAAGGGCAGCCTGCCGGGGATGTTTAATCTCCCCGTCAGCCTACACGTCACCCAGCAAGGCGAGGTGCTCGTGGCAGACCGAGGCAATTTCCGAATCCAGGTTTTTACCCGCAAGGGCTTCCTGAAGGAGATCCGCCGGAGCCCTAGCGGAATCGACAGTTTTGTACTGAGTTTCCTTGGAGCAGACTTGCCCAATTTGATTCCCCTTTCCGTCACCATGAACTGCCATGGCCTGATAGGTGTGACAGACAGCTACGATAACTCCGTCAAGGTGTACACCATGGACGGTCACTGCGTGGCGTGTCACCGGAGCCAGCTAAGCAAGCCCTGGGGCATCGCCGCCCTGCCTTCCGGGCAGTTCGTAGTGACCGACGTGGAAGGGGGGAAACTCTGGTGTTTCACAGTGGACCGTGGCGTGGGGGTGGTGAAGTACAGCTGCTTGTGTAGCGCGGTGCGCCCGAAGTTTGTCACCTGCGATGCCGAAGGGACCATATACTTCACTCAAGGGCTGGGGCTGAACCTGGAGAACCGGCAGTACGAACACCATTTAGAAGGAGGCTTTTCCATCGGCTCCGTCGGCCCAGACGGGCAGCTGGGGCGGCAGATTAGCCACTTCTTCTCCGAGAATGAGGATTTCAGGTGCATTGCTGGGATGTGCGTCGATGCCAGGGGAGACCTCATTGTTGCTGACAGCAGCCGTAAAGAAATCCTGCATTTTCCGAAAGGAGGTGGCTATAATATCCTAATCCGGGAAGGACTCACCTGCCCCGTCGGTATCGCTATAACTCCTAAAgggcagctgctggtgctggactGTTGGGATCATTGCGTTAAGATCTACAGTTACCATCTGAGAAGATATTCCACCCCTTAA
- the TRIM32 gene encoding E3 ubiquitin-protein ligase TRIM32 isoform X2: MRIGAPWDRCEYRTLHRLKLPWKAMAAAPHLNSDALREVLECPICMESFTEEHLRPKLLHCGHTICKQCLEKLLANSINGIRCPFCSKITRITSLAQLTDNLTVLKIIDTTGLGEVVGLLMCKVCGRRLPRHFCKSCSLVLCEPCKETSHMPQGHRVIPIKEAAEERRREFGTRLARLRELMGDLQKRKASLEGVSRDLQARYKAVLQDYSKEERKIQEELARSRKFFTTSLSEVEKVNNQLMEEQAYLLNLAEVQIMSRCDYFLAKIKQGDIALLEEAADEEEPELTNSLPRELTLQEVELLKVSHVGPLQIGQVVKKPRTVNMEESLMETAASSSASFREPDLVQEEASCTPNSSPAKPRMPEAATSIQQCHFIKKMGSKGSLPGMFNLPVSLHVTQQGEVLVADRGNFRIQVFTRKGFLKEIRRSPSGIDSFVLSFLGADLPNLIPLSVTMNCHGLIGVTDSYDNSVKVYTMDGHCVACHRSQLSKPWGIAALPSGQFVVTDVEGGKLWCFTVDRGVGVVKYSCLCSAVRPKFVTCDAEGTIYFTQGLGLNLENRQYEHHLEGGFSIGSVGPDGQLGRQISHFFSENEDFRCIAGMCVDARGDLIVADSSRKEILHFPKGGGYNILIREGLTCPVGIAITPKGQLLVLDCWDHCVKIYSYHLRRYSTP; this comes from the coding sequence AATCGGAGCACCTTGGGATAGATGCGAGTACAGGACTCTGCACCGGCTAAAGCTGCCTTGgaaagccatggctgctgccccTCATCTCAACTCGGATGCCCTCCGAGAGGTCCTGGAGTGCCCCATTTGCATGGAGTCCTTCACCGAGGAGCACCTGAGACCCAAGCTCTTACACTGCGGGCACACCATCTGCAAACAGTGCTTGGAGAAACTCCTAGCAAACAGCATTAATGGGATACGGTGCCCCTTTTGCAGCAAAATCACGCGGATCACAAGCTTAGCGCAGCTGACTGACAATCTCACTGTGCTGAAGATCATAGACACCACCGGACTGGGGGAAGTGGTGGGTCTTCTCATGTGCAAGGTCTGCGGGAGAAGGTTGCCAAGACACTTCTGCAAGAGCTGTAGCTTGGTTTTATGTGAGCCATGCAAGGAGACATCACACATGCCCCAAGGGCACAGAGTCATTCCTATCAAAGAGGCTGCTGAAGAGCGCAGGAGGGAATTTGGGACCAGGCTCGCCAGACTTCGGGAGCTCATGGGTgatctgcagaaaagaaaagcatctcTGGAGGGTGTTTCGAGAGACCTGCAAGCTAGATACAAAGCAGTTCTGCAAGATTACAGCAAAGAAGAGCGTAAGATCCAGGAAGAACTGGCCAGGTCACGCAAGTTCTTCACCACCTCTTTGTCTGAAGTGGAGAAGGTAAATAATCAGTTAATGGAGGAGCAAGCTTATCTGCTGAACTTAGCAGAAGTGCAGATAATGTCTCGCTGTGACTATTTCCTTGCCAAAATAAAGCAGGGAGATATAGCTCTCTTGGAGGAGGCAGCAGACGAGGAAGAACCAGAACTGACAAACAGTCTCCCAAGGGAGCTGACTCTTCAAGAGGTTGAACTCCTTAAGGTGAGCCATGTGGGACCACTGCAGATCGGGCAGGTGGTGAAGAAACCCCGGACCGTTAACATGGAGGAATCGCTCATGGAAACTGCAGCATCCTCATCGGCATCATTTCGGGAGCCTGACTTGGTGCAAGAAGAGGCCAGCTGCACCCCGAACTCCTCACCAGCCAAGCCGAGGATGCCTGAAGCAGCCACCAGCATCCAGCAGTGTCACTTCATCAAGAAGATGGGCTCCAAGGGCAGCCTGCCGGGGATGTTTAATCTCCCCGTCAGCCTACACGTCACCCAGCAAGGCGAGGTGCTCGTGGCAGACCGAGGCAATTTCCGAATCCAGGTTTTTACCCGCAAGGGCTTCCTGAAGGAGATCCGCCGGAGCCCTAGCGGAATCGACAGTTTTGTACTGAGTTTCCTTGGAGCAGACTTGCCCAATTTGATTCCCCTTTCCGTCACCATGAACTGCCATGGCCTGATAGGTGTGACAGACAGCTACGATAACTCCGTCAAGGTGTACACCATGGACGGTCACTGCGTGGCGTGTCACCGGAGCCAGCTAAGCAAGCCCTGGGGCATCGCCGCCCTGCCTTCCGGGCAGTTCGTAGTGACCGACGTGGAAGGGGGGAAACTCTGGTGTTTCACAGTGGACCGTGGCGTGGGGGTGGTGAAGTACAGCTGCTTGTGTAGCGCGGTGCGCCCGAAGTTTGTCACCTGCGATGCCGAAGGGACCATATACTTCACTCAAGGGCTGGGGCTGAACCTGGAGAACCGGCAGTACGAACACCATTTAGAAGGAGGCTTTTCCATCGGCTCCGTCGGCCCAGACGGGCAGCTGGGGCGGCAGATTAGCCACTTCTTCTCCGAGAATGAGGATTTCAGGTGCATTGCTGGGATGTGCGTCGATGCCAGGGGAGACCTCATTGTTGCTGACAGCAGCCGTAAAGAAATCCTGCATTTTCCGAAAGGAGGTGGCTATAATATCCTAATCCGGGAAGGACTCACCTGCCCCGTCGGTATCGCTATAACTCCTAAAgggcagctgctggtgctggactGTTGGGATCATTGCGTTAAGATCTACAGTTACCATCTGAGAAGATATTCCACCCCTTAA